AGCCAGTTAACCCTGACTTCTGAGGGCAAGGTGCGTTGGAAGGCATCGACTTTATTGCGTACCTGCGCCAGCCAGTGATCCACCCTGACGGTATTGAGCATACGCACGCCAAGCATCACAGCATCTCGGCCGTTGACTATCGCCTTGGTATAACCTGGGGTTTTGATCTGGCGGCGGACATCGGCAATGTCCCCGAGGCGGATAAGTTGACCATGTGGGCTGACTTTTAAGGGGACAGCGCGGATGCGGTCGAGGGAGTCTAGCTCGCCAGACACCTCAACAATGGCTCGAAAAGTGGCATTATTCAGTTCTCCGGCGGAAATTTTACTGTCAGCTCGGCTAAGAATCGCAGCAATGTCTGCTGGAGACAATTGCAGTTGACTGATGGCATCCGTATTGAGTTCCACCAGAATTTCTTCTGTTGGTGCGCCAAACAGGGCGGCAAAATCGGTTCCCGGCAATTGGCGCAGCTGGCTTTGCAACTCTTTGGCATAGCGGTGAAGCACTTCAGTGGGGATCGGTGAGTCAGCCTGCCATTCCAATGCGAGGATGGCAGTATTCGCATAGCCAGACTGATCATTGAGGCTGCTATTTCGCGCCGCCTGTGGCAGCAGTGATTGACTGTCACTGATAAAGTCCCGCGCTCGGGACCAAACGGGATCCGGCTCGAGTACTTCGTCTTTGAGCTCTAGTTGGATAACTGAAATTCCTGGCCGGGAGGTGGACTGCAGCACTTTAACTTCTTCCATCCGTCTGAGTTGCTGCTCCAGCACTTCGGTCACCAGTACCTCTACCCGTTGGGCTGATGCGCCGGGATAGTGGCTAACAACCGAAGCAAAGCGGTTAGTAATATGGGGGTCTTCCATCCGAGGCAGGCTATGGATCGCACCAAGGCCGGCAACCAGTAACAGTGCGATCAGCAGGCTGGCTAAACGGCCATTTTCAACCAGTGCACGCACGGCCGTCATTGCGTGGCTCCCGGGGTATGACCTGCAATGGCTTCGGTTGCGGGCAGAACTGTTTGTCCGGCGACCAGTTTATGCAGTCCGTGGCGAACATAGCGTTGATGGTTATTGAGGTTGCCACTGATAAAGGCACGTTGTTCATCGGTATAGAGAATATCGACATCGCGCCGCTCTAGGGTATAGCCCTGTTCATCGGGGCGGAGTAACAACAGATTCCAGCGGCCGCGAATGCCGTCGGTTAGTGCAGAGACAGGAACCCAGAAGCCGGATTGTGCAACCTTCTGGCGAAAGGCGAAACGAGCGATTTCACCATTGAAAATGCCCGCATCAGTGGGCAGGCGAAGGCGTAAATTAACGGTGCGGGTAAGCGGATCGATTGCACTGCTGATCCCGGCTAAGGTGGCATTGAGTTGCTGCTGCCCCACTGTCAGTGGCAGCGTTTGCCCAGGCGTTAGTGTGCGGGCCACATCGGCCGGCACGCCGATATGGGCTTGGGGGTTGTTGTCTTGTACCAAGGTGAAGATGGCGCTACCAGCATTGATAACTTCCCCTAAACTGTGGTGCCTCTGGGCTAAGGTGCCTGCAAATGGCGCGGTCAGAACAGATTTTTCCAGTTTCAGTTCAGTGGTTCGGCGGGAAGCTTGTAGCCGTTGTTTATCGGCCAACAAACTGAGCCGGCGTCCCTGAAGCTCATCTAATTGCTGATCAGACAGGTAACTTTTTTCTCCCAATGTCTGGCTGCGGCTGAGGGTACGCATGGCCAGATCTAAATCCACTTGATTCTGGGCCAGGGCGGCTGTTATCTGGGCAAGTTCCGCTTGCAGCAGCGCGGTATCAAGGCGTGCCAGTACTTGTCCTTCGCTAACACTGTCGCCACTGTCTGCGGGCAGCTGATTTAATTTTCCCCCCAACTCAAAGCTGACCGCTGTGGTATTACCCGCTCGGACACTGCCGGAAAAATGGCGCAGTTGCTGGTAATGATCCTGTTCAGCCAAGGATGCAACACTGACGGTTTGGGGGCGGGGTGGCGTTGGCTGAGACTGACTGTCTGGCTGGCAAGCAAGCAGCAGGGGTAACAGGAGGGCTGGCAGCAATCGATGGCTGGGGGCTGGCAACATGGGTATCAGTCCTGAAGGTGTGTGTCTACGGGTGTTTTGAACAAAAAAACAGTTAAAAATCCGTTAAATAAATGTAAGCAGTTTATGTTGACTGGGCTAGACTGTCTAGTCTAATTTATAGCCACTTTCTGTAGATGGATGCCTTATGTCAGTGGATGATTCCCCTGCAGCCAGAATCGATAGCGCTGCTCATTCGACCTTAGATGCCCAGTTGGACGCAGCTGAAATGACATCCCCGCGCCCTGTGGCCACCTTGTCACCACCGACGGAGAAGGGAGCTTATTTTCAATGCCGCCATGGCTCTTTTTGCCGAACATGGTCTTGCTTGGGTCTGTTGACCTTTCAAGTTTTTTTTTGCAGCGATTTGAGGGGGCTTTATACAAGGCAGAGGCTTTGAAATGCACTACCTGATAAGCCGATAACGCAGTAGAAAGCATCCTCAAACGTTGCCCGACGGGTTCGGCTAAAAGCGTTTTACGCTTTGTTGAGCGGTTCTGGCTTAGCATAACTAGGCGGCAAACCATTCGCCGTGATTAAAACGCTTTTATCTCGAATAAAATTTAACTACTAAAGGTCAACAGACCCTAGGGCATTATCGTTTCCCCTGTTGCCATGACAGTGCCGTGCGCCTGTGCTTGATGCTGTTTGGTGAGTTGCGTCTTCGCCTTGAGCTTGGTCTGGATGACAAGGGGTTACAGCGAAAACGCGATGGCTATGTAGCAGAGACTGTGCGGCTATTTTTAACCGGGCACAAAGTCAGCAACACAGTGGCTGATTAGGTTGTATCATATTGTTTCTATTACTGACTGGGGTAATAAGTCCCCACAAGCTGGAGGCACAATGCAACAAGCATACAGGCTCTTTTCCACAGTGACTTTTGGCGGGGCGTTGATGATTATCTCTGCGCTGATGCCGGCACAGGCGGCAAAACCTGCGCATATCAAGCCCTTTTCGCTGGAGGTATCCCACATTAATACTGCCAAGGCGTCATTGCCCGGGGATAATAGTTTGAACCGGCAAAGTTGGAGTGTTAATGCGGGTATTGCGTTTCCTTTGCCCGGTGGTGCTGGTGGACGCTTGTCTCTGGAGGCGGCCAGATTGGATTATCAGTTGGGAGAGCCGATGGCCTACGGCGGGGGCTGGGATAATATCCAGCGCTATCGCGCCAGTTTAGGGGTGTTTTATCGGCTAACCCCCCATTGGATGCTGATGGTCACGCCTAAGTTGCAATATGCGTGGGCTCAGGGGGCTTCGGGTCATGATAGTCAGGGATATGGTTTATCGGCTGCGGCCATGTACCAATTTGACTCAGGCAATGTTTTGGGGCTCGGGGCGGCTTATCTTAATGATATCGGGCAAGTGAGAACCATTCCCTATTTAGCCATAAAGTGGCAGCTCAGTGACCGCTTGGCGTTAGCCAACCCGTTTCGTGCCGGGTTCAGTGGCCCGGCCGGTTTAGAGCTTAGGTATCGTTTGACGCCTGCTTGGCAGTTTGGGATTGGCAGCTCCCGTCGGGTACAGCACTTTTTAACTGCGATGGGCCCACAGCAAGAGGCAGAAATTGAAGAGTGGGTCGGTTTTGCTCGCGCCAGCTGGCAAGTGCAGCAGAATATCGCGGTGAATTTTTATGGTGGGTACTATTTTGGCTCCAGTTTGAATCTACCTGATACGAGTGTTGATATTGACGGTCATGCGGCGATGGCTGTCGCGGTGAAATTCAGTTTTTAATCTGCAGCAGAGTTACGCCCTTATGGGCATATCAATACAAAACGGCCGCAGTGGGCATACCTGCTGCGGCCGTTGTTGTTATCGCTTAAGCGGAATATGGGCTGGGCTTTAAGTCATCCAACTATTCGCCCAGCATAGCGTCTTTTAAGCTATCTTGCGCAGGGGCATGACCCAGCCAGATTTTCAACAGTGCTGCGCGAAATGCTTCGCCTTGGATAGTGCTCAGCAATTGATTGTTTTTGTAGCAGCTGACACTGTCTTTAGTGGTCATAAAGGTGAACTGATCGCCTTTATTGATTGGGGCATTAAACAGTCCCATAAATTGACTTATCTGACCGGCGATTGCTTGAATATTATCGTCGGTGGCTAATTCAAATCCCTCAGTAATGGTATCACGCATTTTCTCTGCGGTGATCAGGCCTGAGGTGATATTTAAACGCACCAGTGCTGATGGTTGCGCCAGCACTTGTTGTAGATCATGGGCCTGCTGCGGCAGATATAAACTACCAACATACAAATCCATAAAAAACTTACTGCGCACGCCAGCACCGTTCAGGGTTAGCTGTTGATGATCCATGGCAATAGAGCCGGGCAGAGTAATGCCTGCAACTTCAGTGGCCAGACTCTGGGCAGAAAACAGCAGCGCTGAGATCAGCGTAAGAGAGCGGAGGGACTTCATAAAACCTCGTTGAATTATCGTTTTTGTTGGTATGTCAGGCTCAGCGGCGTGCACCCATATTGAATTGGCCACATTGTTCAAACATCACAGCCTGTTTGCTATCAGCACTGATCAGTAGTGGACCGTCATCGAAAAACAGGAAGCATTTCCAGTTACGGACGAACACATCCCAGCGGGTTTCAATGACCTGATATTTTTCGTAGCAGAAATAGACCACGGTTTCGGCTGGCCACTGGATAAATTCACCCATCTCAGGCGGTAGCGTATTATCTTCGCTGTCCCAAGCGCCTTGCCAACATTCGCGCTTGCTCCATGCTTTGGGATTGGCGGCCCAATCACCCTTGGTGAATCTGTCCGGTGTAGTGCTTTTATCACTGATCAACCGGGTCCAGATCTGCATGGCACTTTTTTCCGTTAACGGTTTGATGGCCTGTTTGTCATCATCTGTTACCGGCAGATCTTTATGGTTGAAAATCCACTTGCGTTTGTATTGTTCAAGGGGGATATAGGTATGGCTCAAGCCAAGCTCTCCTGACAGGGGCAAAAAGTTGCCCGCATTATACTGACGGAATCTGTATTACTCCATCTCAAGATGCGTGGCCGATTTATGATGAGCGGGCTAAGGCTTGCTCTAATTGGGTCAGTTGTCTGGCGGCCAGCAGATTGTCCGGGTTAACCTCCACGGCCTGTTGGTACATTTCTTTCGCCTGTTGATAATGGCCTTGCTGTAACAAAATATCGGCCAGTTTGGTCCACCCTTGGCTATCACAGGGCACTTTTTGCAAGTATTGCTGCCAGCAATTGATCGCATCATCCAAACGTTGTTGCAAGGTATAGAGCTTGGCCAGCTGGGGGGCATATTCGTCACTGTAGGGCAACAGTGCTTCCAGTGCAGTGGTTGCTGTATCAACTTGTGCCGTTTTGAGACTAATCAATACCTGCTGGCGAATATCGGCCTCTTGTTGCAGGTGCTGGGGCATACTGTGGATTGCCTGATGGGATTCAAAATCCTTGCCTTCGAGCTGATAAAGGTAGCTCTTAGCTCTAAACCCCAGTTGTTTTGCTTTATCTGATGGTGGCAGGGCAGCGAATGCCGCCACCATCTGTGCCAGTCCTTGGGTATGGCCAATCAGGTGCAGATATTCGAGCTTTTCTTCTGCGGCCAGTAAATCCCACTGTTTTAATGGCCGGTTATTGCGGGTCATGACCGGTACTTGCATTGTTTGGCGATAGGCCTGTAATAAACGGCTGATAATCTGGGCTTCACCAAAGGTGAGACTTGTGGCTAACGTTGGGTGACGCTGCAACAGAATATCAATTCGCCCGGATTGCTGGTGACGTTGCCATTGTTTTGCCAGTAGGGACAGATTGGGATATGGGCGGTTTTCTTCCTGGCGAGATGTTATTTGCCGTAAGGTTTCATCCAACAGATTAATAAGACTATGGCATGATTCTGACATGGCCTGGTAATACTGGCGGGACATGTTACATACCTGATTTTGTTGCCAAGTATCACTCTCTCGGGTGGAAAGGAATTTGCTGAATTGGTGATAACCATAAAATTTTATCAATTTTAATTGAGCTGGAAATTGTTGATCTAGCTGCTGTTGTAAGCGTGCTAATGCGTCTGCATGACCCACAGCATCATCGGATAAATCCAATGCGATTTGTGCTTGAGTAAAGATTGTTTGTAATGCTTTTTGGCAATCTCGGCAGTGTTGAGCGAGCTGGTGTAAATGGCGGCCATGGTGCTTACCGGAGATTGCCGCAGGATATCGTTGTCTTAGTTTGCCCAGTAATTCATATTTATCTGGCAGTGATGCAAGTTTTAGTGCGGTAGGCTCTATAAAAGCAACCCCTTTTATTTTGGCGCCATGTAATGACAGACTTATCACATCCGTATCGGGTAATGCTTTGATTTGTTGTTCTAGTGAGGTAATGGCAGCAGATAACTGTACGGTTGTTTCTGCCTGTTGTGCATTATTGGTCGGGACCCAAATGCCAATTTTACTGATAAAGGGACCAAGTCGCCCCTCTAAACTGCCACTGGCATGGGATACTCCGGTGGGGGACCAACACATATCAACCCCAAGTAGCAATATCCTTCCTGCTCCGAGTGTCGCTGCTAGCTGAACGGCACTATTACTGACGGTAGGTCCAGTAATTCCCATATTATTTTCCGTGCGCCAAGGTAGCTGCTGACCGGTATAGAAATGGCTGCCTTGCCATTGACCGAGCAAAGCCGGGTGAGCATGGTCGGCATTGATTAGGATGGTTTCTAGGGGGAGGTTAAGAATTGCTTTACTCGTCGCAAAACTTACTTGTTGCGGATCGACTGTGACCACAAAATCAATGTGTATGCCAGCATGGTGTAATTGTTCTGCGGCGCGGGAAACACTGATAATGATCAACTCATCCTGATGTTGTTTCACCCAATCAATATGTTTATCTAAAGATGGTCCCCCACCAATGACTAGACAATCGGCACCTAAGGTCAGATGACGGAGTAATTCGGCCGGATAAATGTTATCGCAAGCATTAAACAATTGCTGCTGAATAAAACTATCCCCGTTAATATTGGCCTGTAGATTGAATGCTGCTTGTTCAACTTCCAGTTGTACTTGTTGTTTCAGTAGGCGGTAATTCTGGGTATAGGCGTGTTTAGCCCCAAGAGACAGATAGAGCTGATAACGGTTTTTGAGAAAAAACAGCTCATATTGGGGTTGAGTGAGTATCTGAGCCAGTTGATTAAAGGAAATGATATCCATAGCACTGGCATATGCTGGCTCAATATCAATATTTAATGCATCTAATACCTCATCCAATTCGACAAACAAATAATGACTGCCAGCCGGGAGTGGATGACTCATCACATAATTGGCCAGCAGTCCAGAATCCATTCCTACAATAATATGTAACTGATCTGTGTCGGTTAGTTTTTTATATTCAGTATCGTAATATTCAGTGGATTTTTTTTGGGTAAATTGTTCTCGATTAATAGTCGGGAAATAAGTTTCATTAAAGGAGCTAATGGCAAATTGCAGGGCAGTTGGCTGATCCTGTGACATATTCAAACTCCTTTATGATGACGCTGTAAATGATATCAATGTGACTGCTGTCAGTCGCAGAAATAACGGGCTTGGCCAGCATAGGATTATTTCTGCCTTAGTTTCTGCTTAAGTTTGCGGGTAAATTACTATCTGGTTGATGCATCCCAATCAGAACACCGTCATATATTACTGCGCAGTTTTATCATCCCTGAACTTATCCTCAACCATGCTAGATAAATAACGTTAGATAAATTAATTCCATCTATTCATAGCATTATAGGCAATGATTTTTTGCCTGTGGGGGATGTCATGCAAAAGAATTAATATCGCTTTTCCGCGCTATCAAAACCGGCTCTATGGCTTGGCACGCACTATGCTTCGATTTGTTGACCGAAACATTTTTGACAGTCAACTGATAAATGGGTGGCGCAATATGTTTGATGATAAATCGATTTTAATTACCGGCGGAACAGGATCATTTGGGCATAAATATACTCAGGTTTTGCTGCAGAAATATCATCCTAAACGGGTCATTATTTTCTCCCGTGATGAATTAAAGCAATTTGAAATGCAGCAGAAATTCAATGCGCCCTGTATGCGGTATTTTATCGGTGATGTCCGGGATGGTGAGCGGTTATTGCAGGCATTTTCCGGAGTAGATTATGTCATCCATGCGGCGGCCATCAAACAGGTGCCAGCCGCGGAATATAATCCGATGGAATGCATTAAAACCAATATTAATGGGGCGGAAAATGTGATCCGCGCAGCCATTGCCAATAAGGTGCAAAAGGTGATTGCGCTGTCCACGGATAAAGCGGCTAATCCGATTAATCTGTATGGTGCCACCAAACTGGCATCCGATAAGTTGTTTGTTGCCGCCAATAATATGGTGGGACCTGGGCAGACCCGCTTTGCCGCTGTGCGCTATGGCAATGTTGTCGGCAGCCGGGGCAGTGTGGTGCCGTTTTTCCAGTCCTTGATTGCCAATGGGGCGGAAAGCCTGCCGATTACCCATCCTGAGATGACCCGTTTTTGGATCACCTTGCAACAGGGGGTGGACTTTGTGCTGAAAAATTTTGCCAGGATGCAAGGCGGTGAGATTTTTATCCCTAAGATCCCCTCGGTCAAAATTATCGAGCTTGCCAAGGCTTATGCTCCTTCTCTTCGCCATGAGGTTATCGGGATCCGCCCCGGGGAAAAAATGCATGAGATCATGTGCCCGGCAGATGATGCTCACCACACCATTGAGTTTGATGATCATTTTGTTATTACCCCCAGTATCCGCTTTTTTGGGCGGGAAACGGATTTTTATACCAATGCGTTGGGTGAACAAGGCCGGCCAGTCGCTGAAGGCTTTGAATATCACTCCGGCACTAACCCTGAGTTTCTCAGTGACCATGAAATGCGCCAGCAGGAGTCCGGATTATGATCCCTTATGGCCGCCAGAGTATCAG
This region of Shewanella sp. NFH-SH190041 genomic DNA includes:
- the pseB gene encoding UDP-N-acetylglucosamine 4,6-dehydratase (inverting); protein product: MFDDKSILITGGTGSFGHKYTQVLLQKYHPKRVIIFSRDELKQFEMQQKFNAPCMRYFIGDVRDGERLLQAFSGVDYVIHAAAIKQVPAAEYNPMECIKTNINGAENVIRAAIANKVQKVIALSTDKAANPINLYGATKLASDKLFVAANNMVGPGQTRFAAVRYGNVVGSRGSVVPFFQSLIANGAESLPITHPEMTRFWITLQQGVDFVLKNFARMQGGEIFIPKIPSVKIIELAKAYAPSLRHEVIGIRPGEKMHEIMCPADDAHHTIEFDDHFVITPSIRFFGRETDFYTNALGEQGRPVAEGFEYHSGTNPEFLSDHEMRQQESGL
- a CDS encoding DUF2947 domain-containing protein, giving the protein MSHTYIPLEQYKRKWIFNHKDLPVTDDDKQAIKPLTEKSAMQIWTRLISDKSTTPDRFTKGDWAANPKAWSKRECWQGAWDSEDNTLPPEMGEFIQWPAETVVYFCYEKYQVIETRWDVFVRNWKCFLFFDDGPLLISADSKQAVMFEQCGQFNMGARR
- a CDS encoding 6-hydroxymethylpterin diphosphokinase MptE-like protein; this encodes MSQDQPTALQFAISSFNETYFPTINREQFTQKKSTEYYDTEYKKLTDTDQLHIIVGMDSGLLANYVMSHPLPAGSHYLFVELDEVLDALNIDIEPAYASAMDIISFNQLAQILTQPQYELFFLKNRYQLYLSLGAKHAYTQNYRLLKQQVQLEVEQAAFNLQANINGDSFIQQQLFNACDNIYPAELLRHLTLGADCLVIGGGPSLDKHIDWVKQHQDELIIISVSRAAEQLHHAGIHIDFVVTVDPQQVSFATSKAILNLPLETILINADHAHPALLGQWQGSHFYTGQQLPWRTENNMGITGPTVSNSAVQLAATLGAGRILLLGVDMCWSPTGVSHASGSLEGRLGPFISKIGIWVPTNNAQQAETTVQLSAAITSLEQQIKALPDTDVISLSLHGAKIKGVAFIEPTALKLASLPDKYELLGKLRQRYPAAISGKHHGRHLHQLAQHCRDCQKALQTIFTQAQIALDLSDDAVGHADALARLQQQLDQQFPAQLKLIKFYGYHQFSKFLSTRESDTWQQNQVCNMSRQYYQAMSESCHSLINLLDETLRQITSRQEENRPYPNLSLLAKQWQRHQQSGRIDILLQRHPTLATSLTFGEAQIISRLLQAYRQTMQVPVMTRNNRPLKQWDLLAAEEKLEYLHLIGHTQGLAQMVAAFAALPPSDKAKQLGFRAKSYLYQLEGKDFESHQAIHSMPQHLQQEADIRQQVLISLKTAQVDTATTALEALLPYSDEYAPQLAKLYTLQQRLDDAINCWQQYLQKVPCDSQGWTKLADILLQQGHYQQAKEMYQQAVEVNPDNLLAARQLTQLEQALARSS
- a CDS encoding efflux RND transporter periplasmic adaptor subunit; translated protein: MLPAPSHRLLPALLLPLLLACQPDSQSQPTPPRPQTVSVASLAEQDHYQQLRHFSGSVRAGNTTAVSFELGGKLNQLPADSGDSVSEGQVLARLDTALLQAELAQITAALAQNQVDLDLAMRTLSRSQTLGEKSYLSDQQLDELQGRRLSLLADKQRLQASRRTTELKLEKSVLTAPFAGTLAQRHHSLGEVINAGSAIFTLVQDNNPQAHIGVPADVARTLTPGQTLPLTVGQQQLNATLAGISSAIDPLTRTVNLRLRLPTDAGIFNGEIARFAFRQKVAQSGFWVPVSALTDGIRGRWNLLLLRPDEQGYTLERRDVDILYTDEQRAFISGNLNNHQRYVRHGLHKLVAGQTVLPATEAIAGHTPGATQ
- a CDS encoding autotransporter outer membrane beta-barrel domain-containing protein — translated: MQQAYRLFSTVTFGGALMIISALMPAQAAKPAHIKPFSLEVSHINTAKASLPGDNSLNRQSWSVNAGIAFPLPGGAGGRLSLEAARLDYQLGEPMAYGGGWDNIQRYRASLGVFYRLTPHWMLMVTPKLQYAWAQGASGHDSQGYGLSAAAMYQFDSGNVLGLGAAYLNDIGQVRTIPYLAIKWQLSDRLALANPFRAGFSGPAGLELRYRLTPAWQFGIGSSRRVQHFLTAMGPQQEAEIEEWVGFARASWQVQQNIAVNFYGGYYFGSSLNLPDTSVDIDGHAAMAVAVKFSF
- a CDS encoding chalcone isomerase family protein, producing the protein MKSLRSLTLISALLFSAQSLATEVAGITLPGSIAMDHQQLTLNGAGVRSKFFMDLYVGSLYLPQQAHDLQQVLAQPSALVRLNITSGLITAEKMRDTITEGFELATDDNIQAIAGQISQFMGLFNAPINKGDQFTFMTTKDSVSCYKNNQLLSTIQGEAFRAALLKIWLGHAPAQDSLKDAMLGE